The nucleotide window CCTGAGCGTGGCGGACATTCAGCTGATCGAAATACTGAAAGCGGTATCCTTTGACGCCCAGGTATTGATCATGGACGAGCCGACCTCTTCCATATCAGATAAGGAAGTGACGTTCTTGTTTGATAAAATTGAACAGCTGAAAAAACGGGGAGTCAGCATCATTTATATTTCTCATAAGATGGATGAAATTTTTAAAATAGCTGATGAGATCACGGTTCTTCGGGACGGGGCGGTAGTAGGGACGAGAAATGCCTCGGAGGTTACGATTGACCAAGTGATTGAGATGATGGTCGGGAGGAAGCTGGAGAATCAGTATCCGAAAACAAAAGTCCCGGTGGGAGAAAAGGTCCTGGAAGTAAAGGGGTTCTGCTCGCCTGGAATATTCAAAAATATTTCGTTTGATGTCAGAGCGGGAGAAATCGTAGGATTCGCGGGGCTGGTTGGCGCGGGCCGGACAGAAGTGATGAACGCGGTCTTCGGAATGGATCCTCATACAGAAGGAGAGGTGTACATAAAAGGAAAGCCGGTGCAGATCAGGCACGTATGGCAGGCAATCGCCCACGGGCTTGCGATGGTGTCGGAGGACCGGCGGCAATACGGCATTGTACCGGTAAGGAACATTATAGAAAATACCTCCCTGGCTTCGCTGAAAAAATTCTTTTATAAAGGGCGCTGCCACAAACGAAAAGAAAAGGAGAAGGTACGGGAGGTCTGTGAACGGATGAATGTTAAAACTCCGTCGCTGGAAACAAAGATCGAGAACCTTTCCGGCGGAAACCAGCAAAAGGTGATCTTGGCGAAGTGGATGCTCTGCAGCCCGGACGTACTGATTATGGATGAACCGACTAGAGGGATCGACGTGGGGGCTAAGAGTGAAATCTATCAGCTGATGGAAGAATTTGCCCGGGATGGAAAGGGGATTGTCATGGTGTCCTCGGAGCTTCCGGAACTGATCGGCATGTGCGACCGGATTTACGTAATGCATGAAGGAGTAATCACGGGATGTCTGGACAAAGAGGAATTTTCTCAGGAAGCTATTATGAATTTCGCAGTAAAGACAGCAGGGTGATAAATGATTGGGAGGATGGACGATGGAGATGCAAAAACCGAAAAGGGATTTTCATAAAATTTTGAGTAGGTACAGTCTGGTTCTGATACTAGTCGTATTTATGGCAGTCTGTGCCATAGCCAATAAACACTTTTTAAAACCCGACAACTTATTGAATGTGGCAAGACAGCAGTCAGTCATCCTGATTATCGCGTTTGGCGAGATGCTGCTCATCACCGCGGGCCTGCTGGATCTGGCGGCCGGCGCCGTAGTAGCCTTGGCCGGCGTTCTGGCGGTATCCGCCTATCATGTGACTCACAGCATCGCAGCGACCTTTGCCGTAGCGATCGGGGTATCTGTGGTCTGTAATCTGCTCAGTGGATTTATGGTGACGAAATTCAGGACGCCCCCATTCATTGCGACCCTTGCCATCCAGACGATGGCCAGAGGAGCCGCGCTTTTTTATACCGACGGTCAGAACATCTATGACCTGGGGAAATTTACGGTAGTCGGACAGGGGAGCTTTCTGGGAATCCCGATACCCGTCATCATTATGCTTGTCACCTTTGCCGTAATCTTTTATCTGACAAACCACACAAGGATGGGCCGTTCCATTTACGCGATTGGGGGAAATGAACAGGCGGCCAATGCTTCCGGAATTAAAGTAAAGTCTGTGAAAATGAAGACGTATGCCATCCATGGCATTTTAGTCGGTATTGCAGCCGCTGTTTTTGTATCAAGAGTAAACGGCGCTATGCCGAACGGAGCTCAGGGATATGAATTCGACGCGATGACTGCCACGATCATAGGCGGGACCAGCTTTTCCGGCGGTGTAGGATCGGCTTTCGGTACAATGATCGGCGCGTTCATCGTGGGCTTTTTAAGCAATATCATGAACCTGATATCTGTCAATTCCTATATCCAGCAGATTGTAAAAGGCGTGATCATTGCAGGCGCGGTCATATGGGATCTTTATTCCAAGGAGAAAAAAACCTACAAAAAGGGCTCTAAGGGATAAGCAGATACAACCACTTAAAAAGGAGGAAGAAAAATGAAAAAATTGTTGGCAGTATTGATGGCAGTATGTATGGTCCTATCTATGTCAGCCTGCGGGGGCGGTGACAAGAAGGAAACAAAAGCGGTATCTGGGGAGACGAAAACGGAGGCGGGAAGTACAAAGGAAGCATCTGACGGGGAAACGTATAAGGTGGCGTTTATTTCAAGAAACATGGCGGACAGCTTTGCCGCCAGAATCGCAAAGTCTATGGAAGAGGAATGGGAGGCGAATTACAAAGACCTGTTCACTCTGGATATCCTGGATGCGGAATCGGACAGTGCAAAGGAAAATACTCTGATTGAAACCTGTATCACAAAGGAATACGACTGTATCATTATCCAGCCAAACGACGGAGATCTGCAGCTTCCTTATGCTCAGAAGGTTGTGGACGCAGGGATCAAATGTATTACCACGAACGCCGGCATCCGTGAGGTGGAGGGCGGTTCCTGGATCGACGCAGATCCTTATGATCAGGGTCGGGTCCTCGCTGAACTGGCCGTAGAAAAAGCGCCGGAAAACGCTAGAGTGGTCATCCTTTCCTGTAATCCCGGGAACCTTCACACAGAATCCAGGCTGAAAGCGTATAAGGACATTTTTGTAAAACAGCGCCCGGACTGCGAGATCCTGGCGGAGAAAATCACCGACCGCGCGGATGAAGGCACCTTTATGGCGACTATGGAGGACTGGGTACAGTCCTATGGAAAGATTGATGTAGTGCTCACCATCGGCGATGCGCTGGCCATGTCCTGTTACGAGGTAGTAAAGGACAATCCCGATTACAAGGACATCCAGACATACGGGGTAGACGCGGTGCCCGAGGCACTTCTGGCCATTAAAAAAGGTACTTATACGGCGACTGTGATGCAGAACACAAAAGAGCTGGCAGAGAAGAACCTGGCGGCAGCAGCCAGACTCTTAAAAGGAGAAGACGAAGTGATCGAGGAGTCCATTGATACGATTCTGATCACAAAAGACAACGTGGATGAATACATCGACTTTTATATTGAACAAGGAGCGCTGACTCAGGAAGAAGTGGATGAAGCAATGAAGAATTAAAATATTTTAACAGAGGACTGCCGCACCATGTGATTGGTGCGGCAGCCCTTTTTTGATGCCGTGGAATAGAATCAGTTCCTGCAGCGGATGAATATCAT belongs to Qiania dongpingensis and includes:
- a CDS encoding sugar ABC transporter ATP-binding protein, with the protein product MSEEIKLELRNISKSFPGVKALDQVSFRLKKGTTHVLCGENGAGKSTLMKILDGIYRQDEGEIYIDGRPVQIKSPVDARANGIAMIFQELSYVPDLTVAENVYLGSWTMKRRGKIDWKTIRKNTEALLTQEGFPYSHDTLLRSLSVADIQLIEILKAVSFDAQVLIMDEPTSSISDKEVTFLFDKIEQLKKRGVSIIYISHKMDEIFKIADEITVLRDGAVVGTRNASEVTIDQVIEMMVGRKLENQYPKTKVPVGEKVLEVKGFCSPGIFKNISFDVRAGEIVGFAGLVGAGRTEVMNAVFGMDPHTEGEVYIKGKPVQIRHVWQAIAHGLAMVSEDRRQYGIVPVRNIIENTSLASLKKFFYKGRCHKRKEKEKVREVCERMNVKTPSLETKIENLSGGNQQKVILAKWMLCSPDVLIMDEPTRGIDVGAKSEIYQLMEEFARDGKGIVMVSSELPELIGMCDRIYVMHEGVITGCLDKEEFSQEAIMNFAVKTAG
- a CDS encoding ABC transporter permease; this translates as MEMQKPKRDFHKILSRYSLVLILVVFMAVCAIANKHFLKPDNLLNVARQQSVILIIAFGEMLLITAGLLDLAAGAVVALAGVLAVSAYHVTHSIAATFAVAIGVSVVCNLLSGFMVTKFRTPPFIATLAIQTMARGAALFYTDGQNIYDLGKFTVVGQGSFLGIPIPVIIMLVTFAVIFYLTNHTRMGRSIYAIGGNEQAANASGIKVKSVKMKTYAIHGILVGIAAAVFVSRVNGAMPNGAQGYEFDAMTATIIGGTSFSGGVGSAFGTMIGAFIVGFLSNIMNLISVNSYIQQIVKGVIIAGAVIWDLYSKEKKTYKKGSKG
- a CDS encoding sugar ABC transporter substrate-binding protein yields the protein MKKLLAVLMAVCMVLSMSACGGGDKKETKAVSGETKTEAGSTKEASDGETYKVAFISRNMADSFAARIAKSMEEEWEANYKDLFTLDILDAESDSAKENTLIETCITKEYDCIIIQPNDGDLQLPYAQKVVDAGIKCITTNAGIREVEGGSWIDADPYDQGRVLAELAVEKAPENARVVILSCNPGNLHTESRLKAYKDIFVKQRPDCEILAEKITDRADEGTFMATMEDWVQSYGKIDVVLTIGDALAMSCYEVVKDNPDYKDIQTYGVDAVPEALLAIKKGTYTATVMQNTKELAEKNLAAAARLLKGEDEVIEESIDTILITKDNVDEYIDFYIEQGALTQEEVDEAMKN